A genomic region of Canis aureus isolate CA01 chromosome 16, VMU_Caureus_v.1.0, whole genome shotgun sequence contains the following coding sequences:
- the CSF3 gene encoding granulocyte colony-stimulating factor — MKLTALQLLLWHSALWMVQEAAPLGPTGPLPQSFLLKCLEQMRKVQADGTALQETLCATHQLCHPEELVLLGHALGIPQPPLSSCSSQALQLMGCLRQLHSGLFLYQGLLQALAGISPELAPTLDTLQLDTTDFAINIWQQMEDLGMAPAVPPTQGTMPAFTSAFQRRAGGVLVASNLQSFLELAYRALRHFAKP, encoded by the exons aTGAAGCTGACCG CCCTGCAGCTGCTGCTGTGGCACAGCGCACTCTGGATGGTGCAAGAAGCCGCCCCCCTGGGCCCTACCGGCCCCCTGCCCCAGAGCTTCCTGCTCAAGTGCCTAGAGCAAATGAGGAAGGTCCAGGCTGATGGCACGGCGCTGCAGGAGACGCTG TGTGCCACCCACCAGCTGTGCCATCCTGAGGAGTTGGTGCTGCTCGGGCACGCTCTGGGCatcccccagcctcccctgagCAGCTGCTCCAGCCAGGCCCTGCAGCTG ATGGGCTGCCTGCGTCAACTCCACAGCGGCCTCTTCCTCTACCAGGGCCTCCTGCAGGCCCTGGCAGGGATATCCCCCGAGTTAGCGCCCACCTTGGACACACTGCAGCTGGACACCACCGACTTTGCCATCAACATCTGGCAGCAG ATGGAAGATCTAGGAATGGCCCCCGCCGTGCCACCTACCCAGGGCACCATGCCAGCCTTCACCTCGGCCTTCCAGCGCCGGGCAGGAGGTGTCCTGGTGGCCTCCAACCTGCAGAGCTTCCTGGAGCTGGCATATCGCGCTCTGCGCCACTTTGCCAAACCCTGA
- the PSMD3 gene encoding 26S proteasome non-ATPase regulatory subunit 3, with the protein MKQEGSARRRGADKAKPPPGGGEQEPPPPPTPQDVEMKEEAAAGGGSAGEPDSKAAAAAAEHSQRELDTVTLEDIKEHVKQLEKAVSGKEPRFVLRALRMLPSTSRRLNHYVLYKAVHGFFTSNNATRDFLLPFLEEPMDTEADLQFRPRTGKAASAPLLPEVEAYLQLLMVIFLMNSKRYKEAQKISDDLMQKISTQNRRALDLVAAKCYYYHARVYEFLDKLDVVRSFLHARLRTATLRHDADGQATLLNLLLRNYLHYSLYDQAEKLVSKSVFPEQANNNEWARYLYYTGRIKAIQLEYSEARRTMTNALRKAPQHTAVGFKQTVHKLLIVVELLLGEIPDRLQFRQPSLKRSLMPYFLLTQAVRTGNLAKFNQVLDQFGEKFQADGTYTLIIRLRHNVIKTGVRMISLSYSRISLADIAQKLQLDSPEDAEFIVAKAIRDGVIEASINHEKGYVQSKEMIDIYSTREPQLAFHQRISFCLDIHNMSVKAMRFPPKSYNKDLESAEERREREQQDLEFAKEMAEDDDDSFP; encoded by the exons ATGAAACAGGAGGGCTCGGCGCGGCGCCGCGGTGCGGACAAGGCGAAGCCGCCGCCGGGTGGAGGGGAACAAGAACCACCGCCGCCCCCGACCCCCCAGGACGTGGAGATGAAAGAGGAGGCGGCTGCGGGTGGCGGGTCAGCAGGGGAGCCTGACAGCaaagcggcggcggcggcggcggagcacTCCCAGCGAGAGCTGGATACCGTCACCTTGGAGG ACATAAAGGAGCACGTGAAACAGCTGGAGAAGGCAGTATCGGGCAAGGAGCCTCGATTTGTGCTGAGGGCCCTGCGGATGCTGCCTTCCACATCACGCCGCCTCAACCACTATGTTTTGTATAAGGCTGTGCATGGCTTCTTCACCTCAAATAACGCTACTCGAGACTTCTTGCTACCCTTCCTGGAAGAG CCCATGGACACCGAAGCTGATTTACAGTTCCGTCCCCGAACAGGAAAAGCTGCATCAGCACCCCTTCTACCTGAAGTGGAAGCCTACCTACAACTCCTCATGGTCATCTTTCTGATGAACAGCAAGCGCTACAAAGAG GCACAGAAGATCTCTGACGACCTGATGCAGAAGATCAGCACTCAGAACCGCCGGGCTCTGGACCTTGTGGCCGCAAAGTGTTACTACTATCACGCCCGGGTCTATGAGTTTCTGGATAAGCTGGACGTGGTGCGCAG CTTCTTGCATGCCCGGCTCCGGACAGCCACCCTTCGGCATGACGCAGACGGGCAGGCCACCCTGCTGAACCTCCTGCTGCGGAACTACCTCCACTATAGCTTGTACGACCAGGCTGAGAAGCTGGTATCCAAGTCCGTGTTCCCTGAGCAGGCCAACAACAATGAGTGGGCCAGGTACCTCTACTACACAG GGCGAATCAAAGCCATTCAGTTGGAGTACTCAGAGGCCCGGAGAACAATGACCAATGCCCTTCGCAAGGCCCCTCAGCACACAGCTGTCGGCTTCAAACAGACG GTGCACAAGCTCTTGATTGTGGTGGAGCTGCTGCTCGGGGAGATCCCAGATCGGCTACAGTTCCGTCAGCCTTCCCTCAAGCGCTCGCTCATGCCCTACTTCCTTCTGACCCAAG ctGTCAGGACCGGAAACCTAGCCAAATTCAACCAGGTCCTGGACCAGTTTGGGGAGAAGTTTCAAGCAGATGGGACCTATACCTTAATCATCCGACTGCGGCACAACGTCATTAAgacag GTGTGCGCATGATCAGCCTCTCCTATTCCCGAATCTCCCTGGCCGATATTGCCCAGAAACTGCAGCTGGATAGCCCAGAGGACGCAGAGTTCATTGTTGCCAAG GCCATCCGGGATGGCGTCATTGAGGCCAGCATCAACCATGAGAAGGGCTACGTCCAGTCCAAGGAGATGATTGATATCTATTCTACCCGTGAGCCCCAGCTGGCCTTCCACCAGcgcatctccttctgcctagatATCCACAACATGTCTGTCAAG GCCATGAGGTTTCCTCCCAAATCGTACAACAAGGACTTGGAGTCTGCAGAG GAACGGCGTGAGCGAGAGCAGCAAGATTTGGAGTTTGCCAAGGAGATGGCAGAGGACGATGACGACAGCTTCCCTTGA